The Acidobacteriaceae bacterium nucleotide sequence GTCCGCCTCCATCCGCGCCAGATCTGCGCTGATCACCGGCTTTTGCGAGCCGTTGGCGTGCTCCTGCTTCCACCGCCGCGTCGCTGCCAGGTCCACCAGCTTCAGGGGAATCTCCTCCGCCTCGCCATTGCGCTCGGCAGAGTGAAACCGCACGACGCTGCCAAACACCTCATAATCCAGCACCGTCTGGTAGCTTCCATCGCGCAGAATCAGCCGCTCGCGTTGCTGCTGCGCCCACAGCGGAGCACCCACGGCCAGCGCGACAACAAGCGCGGCAACGCATCCCGACCTGGCAAACCGTAGAAACATAGCTGGAGTTTAGACGCGGGCAACCGCCCTCAGGATGGAGCTTCACGCAAAAGAAGAACGCAGAGCCTGCAGGGAGCGTTGCTCTCTGCGGACTCTGCGTTGCGGGTCTCTGTTGTGGTGTTTAGAACGTCTGTTCCCTGAGCCACTCGCGCAGCTTCGGGCCAAGGTCCTCACGCTTCAGCGCAAACTCTACCGTCGCCTTCAGGAAGCCGAGTTTATCGCCCGCGTCATGCCGCTTGCCTTCGTAGCTGAAGCCGTAGACCTTTTCATGCTGCAGCAGCGCCTTGATGCCGTCCGTGAGTTGCAGCTCGCCACCCGCTCCGGGCGTAATTGTCTCGAGCATCTCGAAGATGCGCGGCGTCAGCACATAGCGGCCGATGATCGCGTTCTGCGAGGGCTGCGTACCGGGCTTCGGCTTCTCCACCATGTCCTTCACGGCCAGCAGGCGCGGATCGCGCGCATCGGGGGTGCAGTCCAGGCAGCCATACGCCGAAATCGCATCGCCTTCGACAACTTCCGAACCCAGGATCGAAGCCTGCGTCTGTTCAAACGCTTCGACCATCTGCTTCATGCAGCCAGCCTTGGAGTCCACAATATCGTCCGGCAGAATCACCGCGAACGGCTCATTGCCAACGATCTCTTTCGCCTGCAGCACCGCATGGCCCAGACCCAGCGGATCGATCTGACGAACCGTGATGATCTTTGCCAGCTTGCTCACCGAGCGCGCGATCTCCAGCAGCGCCGTCTTTTGCTTGGCTTCCAGCGACGCTTCCAGCTCCGCGTTCTTATCGAAGTGGTCTTCCATGATCGACTTGCCACGGCTCGTGACAAAGATGATCTCCGTGCAGCCAGCGGCGACAGCTTCTTCCACGCCGTACTGGATCAGAGGTTTATCGACGAGCGGGAGCATCTCCTTCGGCATCGCCTTGGTGGCGGGAAGGAAGCGCGTGCCCATACCTGCGGCTGGGAAGACGGCTTTGCGAACCTTGATCGACATCTTGGTGTCAGAACTCCATGACAGTGTAGTGTTAGCCAATCGTAACCTAAGGTAATGTGACCTGGTGATCACGCGAAGGTGGGATGAAGTTTCCATCAACACCTTCGCGCACCTTGTAAGGCTTTGACGCTAAGAGTTATAGCACCGGCGAGCCATCATGCAACATGGCCTGCCGTGCAATCTTAATCGGCACCATTCCCTGCAGCATGAGCTG carries:
- the galU gene encoding UTP--glucose-1-phosphate uridylyltransferase GalU, whose translation is MSIKVRKAVFPAAGMGTRFLPATKAMPKEMLPLVDKPLIQYGVEEAVAAGCTEIIFVTSRGKSIMEDHFDKNAELEASLEAKQKTALLEIARSVSKLAKIITVRQIDPLGLGHAVLQAKEIVGNEPFAVILPDDIVDSKAGCMKQMVEAFEQTQASILGSEVVEGDAISAYGCLDCTPDARDPRLLAVKDMVEKPKPGTQPSQNAIIGRYVLTPRIFEMLETITPGAGGELQLTDGIKALLQHEKVYGFSYEGKRHDAGDKLGFLKATVEFALKREDLGPKLREWLREQTF